The genomic region AGCGCTGGCGATTCCTATCTTGGTGTCTAGCGTTGCGCTTTTTTACGCGGGCGCGGCGTTTGCTTATTACGTGGTGTTTCCGCTGCTGTTTGAGTTCTTCACCCAAACAGGCCCAGAAAACGTCGCGGTAATGACGGATATCAATCAGTACCTTAACTTTGTGCTGAAGCTGTTTTTTGCATTCGGCGTGGCGTTTGAAATTCCCATCGCTACCTTCTTGCTGATTCTTTCAGGGGCGACCACCGTTGAAAGCCTCTCCAAAAAACGCCCTTATATTGTGCTGGGCTGCTTTGTCGTGGGGATGCTATTAACGCCCCCCGACATTATTTCCCAGAGCCTTCTCGCTATCCCCATGTACCTACTCTATGAAGTGGGGCTACTGTTTGGCCGCTTAGTGCGCAAGCGCAGCCACGAAGCAGCCGATGAAGAGAATGAATAGCGATTACGCACTAGCAAACGCTTACTAAAAAGCCCCTGCCATCTTAGATAGCAGGGGCTTTTTGCTCTATTTGCCCAACCGAGGAGAGCGTTCGTTTAACCCATCATTTCATCAATACGATCCACCAATTTAAAGATACCCGTGGCGGCTTCGCTAATCCGCGTGGCAAGCATATAGGCAGGCGTTGTCACAACGCGATGTTCTAAGTCCACGACAATGTCTTCAACACTACAGCTACGATGTAACCCACCCATCGCACTGATCGCACCCGACACGCTAGGCTCATTACCTATAGTGACCGCAATACCATCACCTAACAGGCGAGGCACCATCACCGGTGCAATACACATCAAGCCGATGGGTTTCGCTTCTTGCTTAAATCCCGCCAACGCGTCTTTTAAGCTCTCTAACACCTGCATGTTATCGCCTTGTGTCGCGAAGTCAGACAGGTTCTTGGCGACGCCAAAGCCACCGGGCACAATAACCGCGTCAAACTCATCGGCGTTTAGTTCAGTGATCGGACTGATCTCACCACGGGCTAGACGGGCCGACTCTTGCAGTACATTGCGCTGCTCTCCTTCAACAGGAGTCTGGGTGATATGGTTAATCACATGATGCTGCTCTACATCCGGCGCAAAACAGCGGTAACCAATGCCTAACTGATCCAGGCGCAGCAGGGTTAGCGTGGTTTCATAAATTTCTGAACCATCAAAAACGCCGCAGCCCGCTAGTACGATTGCTACCTGTTTGGTCATGCCTATCTCCTTATGGTCGCTATTATTTTCACCACTTGCGTAGCGACTTAGCAAACATTCTACTTTAGTCAGTCCGCCTAACCGCCACAAGGCGGCTTTCGCCGCAGGTGATGGCTGATATACTCACGGTAAGCCTACGGGCACCCCCTATTAAGCGTTTTGCGGAGAACTCCTTTGAGCACACCAAGTCCCCGTCACTTCCCCGCCACCCGTATGCGCCGCATGCGCCGTAACGACTTCTCTCGCCGACTCATGCAGGAGACAACGTTAA from Halomonas sp. 7T harbors:
- the tatC gene encoding twin-arginine translocase subunit TatC, whose amino-acid sequence is MSMSGDSQEPRNEQSQAPLIEHLIELRTRLMKAVVVILVIFLGLYAFANDIYTFVADPLMALLPEGSQMIATEVASPFLAPFKLTLVVAVFIAIPFVLHQAWAFVAPGLYDNEKALAIPILVSSVALFYAGAAFAYYVVFPLLFEFFTQTGPENVAVMTDINQYLNFVLKLFFAFGVAFEIPIATFLLILSGATTVESLSKKRPYIVLGCFVVGMLLTPPDIISQSLLAIPMYLLYEVGLLFGRLVRKRSHEAADEENE
- the elbB gene encoding isoprenoid biosynthesis glyoxalase ElbB; the protein is MTKQVAIVLAGCGVFDGSEIYETTLTLLRLDQLGIGYRCFAPDVEQHHVINHITQTPVEGEQRNVLQESARLARGEISPITELNADEFDAVIVPGGFGVAKNLSDFATQGDNMQVLESLKDALAGFKQEAKPIGLMCIAPVMVPRLLGDGIAVTIGNEPSVSGAISAMGGLHRSCSVEDIVVDLEHRVVTTPAYMLATRISEAATGIFKLVDRIDEMMG